The following coding sequences lie in one Zingiber officinale cultivar Zhangliang chromosome 2B, Zo_v1.1, whole genome shotgun sequence genomic window:
- the LOC122048027 gene encoding protein HOTHEAD-like isoform X2, translating into MGLESRRMLISASAVATLFFFFCFHGFCYALNSPPYGFVKNATHAPRVSYHDYIIVGGGTAGCPLAATLSERFDVLLLERGGSPYGNPNISNLASQTNNLAYITPTSPAQSFVSEDGVIMRRARCLGGGTCINAGFYSRASRQEVMDMGLNPKLVNQSFRWVEREVVFRPHLTGWTSALRAGLLEAGVTPDNGFTYDHLDGTKVGGTIFDPAGHRHTAADLLKYADPARITVLVRATAQRILFRNVTAGGHRKKQPQAYGVVYKDLDGNIHEARLKQGSISAGEIIVSAGALGSPQLLMLSGVGPADHLRSLGIEVVLDQPMVGQGIADNPMNVLVVPSPEPLSLTSLQVVGIRPGYYIESLTGFSFGVGNSSSHTGVIVEKLAKPLSRGYLRLKNVDPEDNPSVTYNYFTEPEDLRTCVEAMQTIMRTVDTEAFSEFRYPNQTVEYLQNLTASLVVNNRARSPQDATSLEQYCKDLVNTIYHFHGGCEVGKVVDHDYRVIGVDGLRVIDGSTFSFSPGTNPQATLMMLGRYMGLLIGRGGK; encoded by the exons ATGGGGTTGGAAAGTCGAAGAATGCTCATTTCTGCTTCTGCTGTTGcaactctcttcttcttcttctgcttccATGGCTTCTGCTATGCTCTCAACT CGCCACCGTATGGCTTCGTGAAGAATGCGACACATGCGCCACGGGTCTCATACCACGACTACATCATCGTCGGCGGCGGGACAGCCGGCTGCCCCTTGGCCGCCACCCTCTCGGAGAGGTTCGACGTGCTGCTGCTGGAAAGAGGCGGTTCGCCCTACGGGAATCCCAACATTTCCAACCTCGCCTCTCAAACCAACAACCTCGCCTACATCACCCCGACCTCGCCGGCGCAGAGTTTCGTCTCCGAGGATGGCGTCATCATGAGACGAGCTCGCTGCCTCGGAGGCGGCACCTGCATCAACGCCGGGTTCTACTCGCGCGCCAGCCGCCAGGAGGTGATGGATATGGGACTGAACCCGAAGCTGGTCAACCAGTCGTTCCGGTGGGTGGAGCGAGAGGTGGTTTTCCGGCCTCATCTGACGGGCTGGACTTCGGCCTTGAGAGCAGGGCTTCTGGAGGCCGGAGTCACCCCTGATAACGGCTTCACCTATGATCACTTGGACGGCACCAAGGTCGGAGGGACCATTTTCGACCCGGCCGGCCATCGCCACACCGCCGCCGATCTCCTCAAGTACGCCGACCCAGCCAGGATCACCGTTCTCGTGCGCGCCACGGCGCAGAGGATCTTGTTCAGGAACGTTACTGCCGGCGGCCACCGTAAGAAGCAGCCGCAGGCGTACGGCGTGGTGTACAAGGACTTAGACGGCAACATCCACGAGGCCCGCCTAAAGCAGGGCTCAATCTCTGCAGGGGAAATCATAGTGTCAGCCGGCGCCCTCGGCAGCCCGCAGTTGCTCATGCTGAGCGGCGTGGgcccggcggaccacctccggtCTTTGGGCATCGAGGTGGTCCTGGACCAGCCGATGGTCGGCCAGGGCATCGCCGACAACCCGATGAACGTCTTGGTGGTGCCTTCGCCGGAGCCACTGAGTCTCACTTCGCTTCAAGTTGTCGGAATCCGGCCGGGCTACTACATAGAGTCTTTGACGGGGTTCAGCTTCGGAGTTGGCAATTCCTCATCCCATACCGGCGTAATAGTTGAGAAATTGGCAAAGCCTCTGTCCCGAGGATATCTTCGTCTCAAGAATGTGGACCCAGAGGACAATCCATCAGTGACCTACAACTACTTCACGGAGCCTGAGGATCTGAGAACATGCGTGGAGGCAATGCAGACGATCATGAGAACGGTGGATACAGAAGCGTTTTCCGAATTCAGATACCCGAATCAAACGGTGGAGTACTTGCAGAATCTCACTGCAAGCTTAGTCGTCAATAACAGAGCAAGAAGTCCGCAGGACGCCACTTCGCTGGAGCAATACTGCAAGGACCTCGTGAACACCATCTATCATTTCCACGGCGGCTGTGAAGTAGGGAAGGTGGTTGACCATGACTACAGAGTGATCGGCGTCGACGGGCTCAGGGTCATCGATGGATCCACCTTCAGTTTCTCCCCAGGAACCAATCCTCAAGCTACTCTCATGATGTTGGGCAG
- the LOC122048027 gene encoding protein HOTHEAD-like isoform X1: MGLESRRMLISASAVATLFFFFCFHGFCYALNSPPYGFVKNATHAPRVSYHDYIIVGGGTAGCPLAATLSERFDVLLLERGGSPYGNPNISNLASQTNNLAYITPTSPAQSFVSEDGVIMRRARCLGGGTCINAGFYSRASRQEVMDMGLNPKLVNQSFRWVEREVVFRPHLTGWTSALRAGLLEAGVTPDNGFTYDHLDGTKVGGTIFDPAGHRHTAADLLKYADPARITVLVRATAQRILFRNVTAGGHRKKQPQAYGVVYKDLDGNIHEARLKQGSISAGEIIVSAGALGSPQLLMLSGVGPADHLRSLGIEVVLDQPMVGQGIADNPMNVLVVPSPEPLSLTSLQVVGIRPGYYIESLTGFSFGVGNSSSHTGVIVEKLAKPLSRGYLRLKNVDPEDNPSVTYNYFTEPEDLRTCVEAMQTIMRTVDTEAFSEFRYPNQTVEYLQNLTASLVVNNRARSPQDATSLEQYCKDLVNTIYHFHGGCEVGKVVDHDYRVIGVDGLRVIDGSTFSFSPGTNPQATLMMLGRYMGLLIRKGGK; this comes from the exons ATGGGGTTGGAAAGTCGAAGAATGCTCATTTCTGCTTCTGCTGTTGcaactctcttcttcttcttctgcttccATGGCTTCTGCTATGCTCTCAACT CGCCACCGTATGGCTTCGTGAAGAATGCGACACATGCGCCACGGGTCTCATACCACGACTACATCATCGTCGGCGGCGGGACAGCCGGCTGCCCCTTGGCCGCCACCCTCTCGGAGAGGTTCGACGTGCTGCTGCTGGAAAGAGGCGGTTCGCCCTACGGGAATCCCAACATTTCCAACCTCGCCTCTCAAACCAACAACCTCGCCTACATCACCCCGACCTCGCCGGCGCAGAGTTTCGTCTCCGAGGATGGCGTCATCATGAGACGAGCTCGCTGCCTCGGAGGCGGCACCTGCATCAACGCCGGGTTCTACTCGCGCGCCAGCCGCCAGGAGGTGATGGATATGGGACTGAACCCGAAGCTGGTCAACCAGTCGTTCCGGTGGGTGGAGCGAGAGGTGGTTTTCCGGCCTCATCTGACGGGCTGGACTTCGGCCTTGAGAGCAGGGCTTCTGGAGGCCGGAGTCACCCCTGATAACGGCTTCACCTATGATCACTTGGACGGCACCAAGGTCGGAGGGACCATTTTCGACCCGGCCGGCCATCGCCACACCGCCGCCGATCTCCTCAAGTACGCCGACCCAGCCAGGATCACCGTTCTCGTGCGCGCCACGGCGCAGAGGATCTTGTTCAGGAACGTTACTGCCGGCGGCCACCGTAAGAAGCAGCCGCAGGCGTACGGCGTGGTGTACAAGGACTTAGACGGCAACATCCACGAGGCCCGCCTAAAGCAGGGCTCAATCTCTGCAGGGGAAATCATAGTGTCAGCCGGCGCCCTCGGCAGCCCGCAGTTGCTCATGCTGAGCGGCGTGGgcccggcggaccacctccggtCTTTGGGCATCGAGGTGGTCCTGGACCAGCCGATGGTCGGCCAGGGCATCGCCGACAACCCGATGAACGTCTTGGTGGTGCCTTCGCCGGAGCCACTGAGTCTCACTTCGCTTCAAGTTGTCGGAATCCGGCCGGGCTACTACATAGAGTCTTTGACGGGGTTCAGCTTCGGAGTTGGCAATTCCTCATCCCATACCGGCGTAATAGTTGAGAAATTGGCAAAGCCTCTGTCCCGAGGATATCTTCGTCTCAAGAATGTGGACCCAGAGGACAATCCATCAGTGACCTACAACTACTTCACGGAGCCTGAGGATCTGAGAACATGCGTGGAGGCAATGCAGACGATCATGAGAACGGTGGATACAGAAGCGTTTTCCGAATTCAGATACCCGAATCAAACGGTGGAGTACTTGCAGAATCTCACTGCAAGCTTAGTCGTCAATAACAGAGCAAGAAGTCCGCAGGACGCCACTTCGCTGGAGCAATACTGCAAGGACCTCGTGAACACCATCTATCATTTCCACGGCGGCTGTGAAGTAGGGAAGGTGGTTGACCATGACTACAGAGTGATCGGCGTCGACGGGCTCAGGGTCATCGATGGATCCACCTTCAGTTTCTCCCCAGGAACCAATCCTCAAGCTACTCTCATGATGTTGGGCAG GTACATGGGACTTCTTATAAGAAAAGGCGGCAAGTGA